TATCGACACTTTTACTCCCCTTTGTGAATTCCACTTAAGTTTTGACGCCTCTtaaaatttttgttcttttgcaggcctcggtgtTTCAGCATTAGAGCTTCCTCCGGTACCGCTTAGAAATTAGCCAGatcgagttcgagctcaaggaGCAGGTGCAGAAGAAAGACATATACAGGCTTCTCAGTGAGCAAAAGGATGGGGCCGTCAAAGACCTACAGGACGAGCTGGACCAGGCTCAGAAGGAAGCTTCGACCCTAAAGCGGGAACATGTCGACCGGGtcgaaaaggtaaaggtctttgaagctATAACCGAGGAGCTAGTCGTGGTGACTAACAACACAATCTCGCATGTCCAACAAAAGATCGACCTGATCGACTAGCTCTGAGCCGAGATGAACTAGGTCAAGGCCATGGTCGAAGGGTGGAAAGGCAGAATGGACCTACTGGCTTCGGAGAAGGAAACCGCAAAGGAGGAGCTGGCATCGATTGAGATCCAACTCCCGGTGGCGAAGGACAAGCTGATAAATGGTCACAATTGAATGATGATCTTCGAGTACAATAGAGCTCGGTCATCGCAGAGCAAGATACCCTCGGTAGAGAATATGAGGCAATAAAGTCCAAATTAGAAACAACCTCTGCTGATGCCGAAGtaatggtggcccagtacaaggcCGATGTGGAGGCAGTCGAGACCCACCTAAAGACAAAGGCTGAATATGTAAAACGGCTGTCCCAAAGAGAGACGCTCGAagagatccacgctcgaggttttgacATGTCGGCTGAGATCAAGGAAGCCAAAAAgctcgaggccgaggcaaaggagCTTTACCAGCCTGAAGGTGTCGAAGGCTCCGAGGGCTCCGACAGTTCCGGCGACGAGTCGGACCCCAGTGAAGACCAAGCGTAGATACCTTAGtacttttttagtttttgtttttccCTCATGTATacgtttttgtttattttgaggtcaTTTTTTATTGGGCCTTTGTAAATATACTTCGGAATATATATGAAATTTTCCCTTTCTAGCAATATCGTGTCTTAACTTTTCCAACATCTTTTTATAATTTGTATTCATGTAATATTTTTGAttccttagcatagaatcaaatgtagttaCGGGGCGTTCAATTTTCGGAGGTCCAAACGGAGCCCGACCTCGATACAACTTTGTCTGCTCGAGGATTTGAAACCACGGTGTGACTGGAGGTTTTCAAGATACTTAAGTAATTTTAGACGATGCTTTTGCTGAGGATAATGTTTTAGCAGGTTTCTAGTTTTTATAAAGGCCTTACTTTCTGATTACGAGATTTGGACATCTCCGAGCCTCTTTCAGGATGGTCGTAAACTTTTGTATTTGGGCACCGCTTAATAGGTTTGGTGCCTCCGTGATTTGGTAACCCGGGTTGTCTAAACTTTCTTCGGGTGACAGTcaccgagtaggggtagcccttgggctcgatagtctcCGAGTAAGGGTAGCTCATGGGCTCGATAGTCCTCGAGTAGGGGTAGCGCGTGGGCTCTTAGGATCCGGAATTGAAAAGCAAGAAAATGCGTAATAGCAAGGCGggactttctttcatttctcagtgtgtaaagtacatgattGAAAGCGCATAAAAACTTGTATTATGGCTAGAGTGGACTATGTGAGTACGGTTCATACGACCGTTTGGCctttacaatgaatcctaaccaccaagccttagCTTCTAGCAtacaatatttttcttttttccttgttaaaaaccttaatccgagggtaatgtcccccaatattcgaggtcgaGCTTGAGAGGGATCGGAAACTATTGACATGAAATGAATGATTATTGACTTTGGTTTGAGACCGGTCTTCGAATTTAAGTTAACACATTTtactattgcctcgttaaaaaccttgccgaaaaacctattttcggacaaaaccggttcaaggaaaaaagagtgcaacgcgtgcttttagaCCTAATAGCCACATCCATCCTTGGCCATTTGCTTGTAAATATTAGTGTGGTTCATAACATGATTAAAGAGTAATTGAGTTattaccttagcagtagtaccgctttatgtgtgtcacattccagttgtttggtagttgcacaccgtttcctgcttcgagtttgtatgagccTTTGCCGTTAATTTCGACGACTCGATATGACCCTTCCTAATTCAGTCCCAGATTCCCCTCGTTCGGGTTCTTGGTGTGTAATGTTATTTTCCTCAACACCAAATTCCTGAtcttgaagtgtcggaggttggctcttcggttgtagtatctTTCTATCTGTTGTTTCTGGGCGGCCAATCGAACTAGGGCGGCCtcgcgcctttcatccaataattccagGCTCATGATTATGTCCTCGCTGTTTGACTCTTATATCGCATATTGGAACCTGAGGCTTGGTTCTCCTacttcgactggtattaaggCTTCTGCCCCATAGACCAGTGAAAATGGGGTAGGCCTGGTACTAGACTTtgaggtcgtacgatatgcccataggacttcgggcaggatttccttccatttacCTTTGGCATCAGTCAacctcttttttaggttttgaagtatggtcttgtcTGTTGACTCTGTCTATGCGTTCCtactagggtggtaaggtgttgaCAGTATCTTCTTAATCTTGTGATCTTCAAAAATTTAATTTCCCTTGCTGCTAATTAATTGTTTCCCATTATCGCAAACGACCTCGGCCGGTATCCTGAattgacatattatgtggtcccaaataaagtcaatgacttctttctcccagAACTTTTCGAACGCTTGATCTTCGACCCATAATTTGGAAAAATAATAggtcatgaatagtatgaattgagccttatcgggtgcccacggcaggggaccgacgatgtacATTTCCCACTTCATAAATGGACACGGGGACTGGACCGAATGGAGTAGCTCTCCTTTTTGATGTATCATCAGTGTGTGTTCCTGGAAGTCATCGCATTTTTGTACGAAGACCTTCGTATCTTTTTCCATTTCGGTCCAATAATAGTCGGCCTTGATTAATTTTCGGACCAAAGATTCCTCCCTCGAATGATTCctgcaagtgccttcgtgaacttctcttaaGGCGTATTCGGTATCTCCCGGCCCCAAGCATCTAGCTAGTGGGCCGTTGAACGTTCTCTTGAACAATTTTCCTTCGGCAAAGCTGAATCTGGCAACCTTGGTATGCAGGGCTCTCGATTCCTTGGGATCCGAGGTAAATTTCCcagtcttcaagtagtctatgtacttgttcctccaatcccatgtTAAACTCATTGAGTTTACTTTGGCATGGCCTTCTTCTATCATAGACTTCATGAGTTGTACTACTGTTCCCTAACTGAATTCATTGACATCAACCAATGAACCCAAGTTAGCCAAAGCATCGACCTCACTTTTCTAATCTTGGGGCACGTGatgtagggtccattccttgaattgatgcagTGTTAcctgtaacttgtatgaacaccTTCGCATCCGTTCCTATTtcacttcgaacgtcccattgacttgatttaccatgaGGAGGGAGTCGTACTTAGCTTCGATTATCTCGGCACATGACTTTTATCCAATTCGAGACtttcaatcatggcctcatactcggcatcattgttagtcaatttcacagtcctaatagaCTGCCTAACTACATTCCCCGTAGGTGGTTTCAGCACGATGCCGAGCCCAGACTCCTTtgtgttcgaggcaccgtccgtaaaaggGTCCAAATTCCCGAGGCAGTCCCCGAGGTTAGCAATAATTCCCTTTTGACTTCGTGTATCAAGGcgggcgtaaagtcggccacgaagtctgccaaaatttgagattttttggcggtccggggtcgatactcgatattgtacccactgatttcgatggcccacttggccaactggcccgagagctcgggtttgtgcatgatATTCCTTAGTAgtaagaggttacgacacatatgagGTGGAATTAAAAGTACGGttttaactttctggaggcgcttagcaaagtgaGCACCAGTTGTTCCAGGTGAGAATACCtcgtttcggcctcgcctagagttctattaacatagtaaataggaaattgcataccttcctctTTTCGGACTAAGGCTCCACTTACCGCCACATCGAAAACCGCCAAGTAAAGCTATAACTGTTCGTCCGCCTTTATAGTGTGGAGCAGGGGCAGACTCGATAAGTactgtttgagttcttccaaagcttgttggcactccgaggTCTAGTAAaggttattcttcttcttcaacaatgagaagaaccgatggcttttGTTCGAGGACCCCGATATGCACCGGCCAGGATAGCTATATGCCCGGTCAGCCTCTAAACGCCCTTAACGTTATCCACtatggtgatgtcttctatggctctgattttgttgggattgatctcgattcctcgattggataccatgaacccagGGAATTTTTCCGATCCGACCCTGAATACGCACTTCTCCGGGTTTatcttcatattatatttctttaatatgttgaaggtttcctgcaaatgtttcaaatggtcctttgcTCATGAGAACTTGGCTAACTTTTTttcaatataaacttctattgattttcctatctgttcttcgaacatccagtTTACTAGACGTTGATAGGTGGCACTTGCGTTCTTTAATCCGAATGGCATTAACTATAGGTGccaaatttagtgataaaggaagtcttttcttgatcgtctgggtccatccgaatttggttatacccagaataggcattgagaaagctgagtatctcgtaccCGGTAGTGGCGACAATCAACCGATTggtgttaggcaaaggaaaagaatccttagggcatgccttgttcagatCTTTGTAATCCACACACAATCTTAgcttatttccttttttaggtgCTACTACTATGTTAGTTAACAAGTACGAGTATTTAatttcccgaatggaccctattttaaggagtttagatacctcattcTTGATGAACGCATGCTTGACCTCGGACTACGGTCTTCTTTTCTGcttcaccggatggaacttcgggtccaaactcAGATTATAAGTGGTTACCTCCGGtgagatccctgtcatgtcaagatgggaccaagtgaaacaatctatgttagctgtAAGAAGTTCAATGAATtctttcctgagctcgggagttaacctcgtgacaaggtataccttccgataTGGTaaatgttcgatcaatatgacttgctccaactcctTGACTGCCGATTTGGTAACATCGGTATCATCAAGAGCTATGAACGATCTAGAAACTGCGTAATTATCCTCCTTGTCCACTCCTCGCTATTCTGGTTCGATCGGGACCGGTATCAGTGATTTCTATTTAATTTATTCCTTCTTAGTCGGCTCCATGTTCTTTGATGCTGAGACCACGGGCACCGTGATTACCTCATCAACTGCGAACATTTTCTTTGTGGTTGACTACTCTCCGTAGACCGTCTTGATTCCTCCTGGCAAAGGGAAATTTAGTGCCTGGTGTAAGGTTGAGGGTACCGCCATCATGTTATGAACCCATGGCCTTTCGAATAGggtgttgtacctcatgtccccttcgattacGTAGAATTTTGTCTCTTAGATCGTCCCAGTGGTGTTCACTGGAAGGGTTATTTCTCCCTTAGTTgtttcgcatgccatgttaaatccttTCAACACCCGGACCGCCCGCAATATTTGGTCTTGTAACCCCAACttctctacgacccttgatctggtgatgttggccgagctacctagatcgatcaacacacgtttaactcgaaatttatttataagtacggatattaccagtgcatcattatgaagTTGTACGATGCCCTCGATATCCTCATCGCTGAACAAAATGGTTCCCTCTGAGACGTAATCTCGGGCAcatttttccctcgtgatggataATTTAGTGCACTTTATCATTGGCCCTTGGAGGACATCAacccctccaatgatcatgttgatgaccctattcctgaagtgaattttggctcgatcacttagaAATTCTCGGAGATGCCCGTTATTAAACAACCGGgtaacttcttctctcaattgtcggtAGTCCTCGGTCCTTTGGCCAtgtgtgccatgatacttgcacatcaggTTAGAATCTCTTTGGGTAGGTCGGAatgcaatggtcgaggccacttagtttCCTTGATGCACCCAATGGTCATGTAACACTTTATGAAAAAGAATCACATTTGAATCACCTTGTGAAATATTTGCTctagattgccacgccgatgaagtatccgctatttcatccaaaatatcacatgcctccgcataaggcgtagtcatgaagttctcaccggcaagttgattcactatacattggttggtggtatttATCCCccaatagaaagtttgttgaatcatgttctccgtcatataatttttggggcactctttcaccattgtcctatatctttcccatatctcgtgtagtggttcattaggctcttgcttgaatgctagaatttcatcccgaagaatggccatgtgcccgggagagaattacattgaaataaatttctccgctagttcatcccaagAATGAATGGAATGAtctggcaaacgttccaaccaatctaaagtttTCCCTCGTAGAGAGAAggaaaaaagccttagcctcaaagaatcctcagagacatttgtttgtttgcttccCCAACACATATCAatgaaccccttcaaatgtttatatagctaacaccgtctTTTAGCTCCCCGACAagggcgccaaaaattgatctcgtccgatttcactcctctatttgaggatatgaaaacggtcgatgcaataataatacccaacagagTAGGGGTCGAATTCCACAAGGAACTATGtgaatgggtgttagtagtatatatattAACGTGCGAGTTTGtatatcttaatttgcacttccgCAATATTTGGTTTTGTTTGGAAATCTAAGTTAGACTACAGTTGCGATTTAAagaatgaaactaggaaattgtttttggttgtttttaaaatgataaaaaatcCTAGGGCTATGaacttcacctaggtgttcgcttaatgggttgtaaactttaaaacttattttattggtcgaggtatattatagctatcaacactcaagtacccactcaatacctctcggccagagagtgattttgcccaatttggctttctcaagcccaaatgggtatttgaacaaagcagttgataataagctcaagttgggttttactatctctaggttcaaccctttaattgggcttatcaatctctcgattgacccaatttcttgctagccaagtttttctagactaagtctctctttctcaagtagagaccaagtaaaaaaggcatgaaataatgtttataaccattaattcttcaaataaaagcaagaacgaggctagataatcaacaaccaaccataaacaagcaataaatcaaacacccattaagtttacacactaggtttgggtcacaatcctagtaaaaatctagctactcatgcttaaattagaagaaaaagaagaagtgataattaaactcatattaataattaaaatgataaaatcaatattcaaaaagctcaaaatagcaaaaactactaaaaagagcaaAAGAAAACGTCTAGAGTGGttgttgatgtcaaaagttgacctaaaaaagtgaaactcttctatttatacagagctagaattttcggacaaaactGCCCTTTCGGAGATTCTGCGGTCgaacaattccatgtgcggtccgcactttacttCAGCTTGAAAAGGttggaaatctgcggccgcataataatgaagtgcggccgcacttccctCTTTCTGTGGTCTGCACAATAATGTCTGCGACCACAACTTATTCTTCTGCGGTCTACACAATAatgtttgcggccgcacatcttTTCTTTtgcgaccgcacaataattgtgcggtccgcacttgaatTTGACTGgagatgcaggttctctgaacttctactctgacccagcttctgcgaccgcacaatttcatgtgcggtccgcatcttGCAACCTTCTCTGATAGAATTGCTTTATGACCTGCGGCCACGGATggtattctgcggtccgcactttaagcTTTTGTGTtattttttgtccttgagttcagattactccttcttgagttggatttcatcttgggagttCATCTTCTAATATTCctacaattaagcatattttatcagttttcgagaATACAATCAAgcgcttttagactaaaacgaaagctaaaagacgctaataagtagtcaaaattttcacttatcaactcccccaaacttaagcttttgcttgtcctcaagaaaataaagtagttcccacctccacatgTTAAGAGC
This sequence is a window from Nicotiana tomentosiformis chromosome 5, ASM39032v3, whole genome shotgun sequence. Protein-coding genes within it:
- the LOC138891982 gene encoding uncharacterized protein: MVLEDARVLSALVGAARYLRFLVTEEDQAKMNEVGASSLFNEAQQALNRSFLRYRLEISQIEFELKEQVQKKDIYRLLSEQKDGAVKDLQDELDQAQKEASTLKREHVDRVEKSSVIAEQDTLGREYEAIKSKLETTSADAEVMVAQYKADVEAVETHLKTKAEYVKRLSQRETLEEIHARGFDMSAEIKEAKKLEAEAKELYQPEGVEGSEGSDSSGDESDPSEDQA